In Bacteroidota bacterium, the following are encoded in one genomic region:
- a CDS encoding S41 family peptidase gives MSRIYRISSVIKSALLIAIVFCMMSGYGSAQTADPKQTYQKLAATLQIIDYFYVDTVNEPSLVEAGIIEMLKHLDPHSVYISKEEVERANEPLVGNFDGIGVQFQLFKDTILIISPVPGGPSDKLGIMAGDKIVKINGENATGSNITNDWVMKKLRGDKGTKVTVSIQRGTRKDLMDYTIVRDEIPLNSIDATYMVSSDIGYIRLNRFSKSSIDEFHKAMASLKTQGMQSLILDLRFNSGGYLNTAVELADQFLGNGKLIVYTEGLKSPRTDFKATADGDFEKGKLLIMINEGSASASEIVSGAIQDWDRGIILGRRSFGKGLVQKPFKLPDESVIRLTTAKYYTPTGRCIQKPYDEGLDAYNNDFEERMKKGEMVHPDSIHFPDSLKYYTPAQRVVYGGGGIMPDVFVPYDTTHYSNYYIDLRRKNVFNNFVLDYLNANRQTLHNEYRDFTTFDQKFTVDDKIIQEFMDYAEKAGVTKDEKGFNDSKNEIIFGIKALFARNLFDYNAYFKIINQIDDDFIKSVEIMKNNTMFDKLSINY, from the coding sequence ATGAGCCGAATTTACCGAATATCAAGTGTCATTAAATCAGCTTTGCTGATAGCGATAGTCTTCTGCATGATGTCAGGGTATGGAAGTGCCCAGACTGCCGATCCGAAACAGACCTATCAGAAGTTGGCAGCCACCCTTCAGATCATCGATTATTTTTATGTCGATACGGTTAATGAACCTTCTCTTGTCGAAGCCGGCATTATTGAGATGCTCAAGCATCTCGACCCTCACTCGGTCTATATTTCAAAAGAGGAAGTAGAGCGTGCAAATGAACCCCTGGTGGGGAATTTCGACGGCATAGGCGTGCAATTCCAGTTATTTAAAGATACTATCCTAATTATTTCACCTGTTCCCGGTGGCCCTTCCGACAAGTTGGGCATCATGGCAGGGGATAAAATTGTCAAAATCAACGGTGAAAATGCCACCGGCTCCAATATTACCAACGACTGGGTAATGAAAAAGTTACGTGGTGATAAGGGTACCAAGGTGACAGTCTCCATTCAGCGGGGAACCAGGAAGGACCTGATGGATTATACCATTGTGCGGGATGAAATTCCTCTGAATAGTATCGATGCTACCTATATGGTCAGTTCGGATATCGGATATATCAGGCTGAACCGTTTTTCCAAGTCTTCCATCGATGAATTCCACAAAGCCATGGCCAGCCTGAAAACGCAGGGGATGCAAAGCCTTATCCTTGATCTGCGTTTTAACTCCGGCGGATATCTGAATACTGCCGTAGAACTTGCCGACCAGTTTCTTGGTAATGGGAAACTGATTGTTTATACCGAAGGATTGAAAAGTCCGCGTACGGATTTTAAAGCTACTGCCGATGGTGATTTTGAAAAGGGCAAGCTGCTCATCATGATTAATGAAGGATCTGCCTCGGCCAGTGAAATTGTATCAGGAGCTATACAGGATTGGGACAGGGGCATTATCCTCGGGCGGCGTTCCTTTGGCAAGGGCCTTGTACAGAAGCCTTTTAAGCTCCCCGATGAGTCGGTCATCAGGTTAACTACAGCCAAATATTATACACCCACAGGCCGTTGTATCCAGAAACCCTATGACGAAGGCCTCGATGCCTATAATAATGACTTTGAAGAAAGAATGAAAAAGGGGGAAATGGTTCATCCCGACAGCATTCATTTTCCGGATTCACTGAAGTATTACACCCCTGCACAGCGCGTGGTGTACGGCGGCGGCGGCATTATGCCCGATGTCTTCGTCCCCTACGATACTACCCACTATTCAAACTATTACATTGACCTGCGAAGAAAAAATGTCTTCAATAATTTTGTGCTGGATTATCTGAATGCTAACCGCCAAACCTTACATAATGAATACCGGGATTTCACAACCTTTGATCAGAAATTTACCGTCGATGACAAAATCATCCAGGAATTCATGGATTATGCTGAAAAAGCCGGCGTTACGAAGGATGAAAAAGGTTTCAACGACTCAAAAAATGAAATAATTTTTGGCATCAAGGCATTGTTTGCACGTAATTTGTTTGATTATAACGCCTATTTTAAAATTATTAACCAGATCGATGATGATTTTATCAAGTCGGTCGAAATCATGAAAAATAACACCATGTTCGATAAGCTGAGTATAAATTACTGA
- a CDS encoding rhomboid family intramembrane serine protease gives MDQEKRGFINSLVFPSILLVLIWLIRGIEVLFSIDLGFLGISPLKLSGLIGIITAPLIHGSISHLAANSLPLFVLTVAIFYFYREIAWQIVLLIWFTTGLWTWFIARDAYHIGASGVIYGMASFLIFSGLIRKDMRLSIVSFIVVFLYGSFVWGVFPDFFPDREISWESHLMGFVSGLIMAFYYRKSGPQRKKYDWEDEEDEEDDAHDTGSPSQDETSDNSNRQEMKVTYHYKSRSDSDPGQS, from the coding sequence ATGGATCAGGAAAAGAGAGGATTCATTAACAGCCTGGTATTCCCATCCATTCTTTTGGTTCTTATCTGGCTGATCCGGGGCATAGAGGTCCTCTTCAGTATTGATTTGGGATTTCTTGGCATTTCTCCCCTGAAATTATCGGGGCTCATAGGCATCATCACTGCACCACTGATACATGGCAGCATTTCGCACCTGGCGGCTAATTCCTTACCGCTATTTGTGCTCACTGTTGCCATTTTTTATTTCTACAGAGAGATTGCCTGGCAGATCGTTCTGCTGATCTGGTTCACAACCGGCCTGTGGACATGGTTTATAGCCAGGGATGCCTATCATATAGGCGCCAGCGGAGTAATATATGGCATGGCTTCATTCCTCATTTTCAGCGGTTTAATCCGAAAAGACATGCGCCTATCCATCGTGTCATTCATTGTGGTTTTCCTCTATGGCAGCTTTGTATGGGGTGTATTCCCCGACTTTTTCCCTGACAGGGAGATTTCGTGGGAATCACATCTGATGGGATTTGTTTCAGGATTAATCATGGCTTTTTACTACCGTAAATCCGGTCCCCAAAGAAAAAAATATGATTGGGAAGATGAGGAAGACGAGGAAGATGATGCTCATGACACCGGTTCACCAAGTCAGGATGAAACTTCCGACAACAGTAACAGGCAGGAGATGAAAGTCACCTATCATTATAAGAGCCGGAGTGACTCCGACCCGGGGCAGTCCTGA
- a CDS encoding MFS transporter: MSSRYPRTFWSANFMELFERWAWYGMFMVLALYLTGSRDTGALGFSQSQKGLLIGTVVMTLYFLPIITGAIADKFGYKRVLIIAYLILISGYYLLGQFTSYTGMFFIFFYVGIGAALFKPIISATIAKTTNNETSSIGFGIFYMMVNIGAFIGPVFASKLRAFNWEYVFIMSALIICVNMFIVIFLYKEPPRQKNVDSLGKSISQVFKNIFTALTDFKFLVFLLIVIGFWAMYNQLFYTLPVFIDQWVDTTGIYHALASISPRLASAIGTAQGTIAPEMLSNVDAFYIVCFQVLVSSIVMRFKPLNAMMSGFLVSSIGIALWFITQNGFYLFLSLLIFGLGEMSSSPKITEYIGRIAPKDKIALYMGCSFLPMAGGNFLAGILSGGVYTRMADKITILQAEVASRGLDIPAISDSFTQNDYINRACELMGMNQHELTYMLWNTYHPSNIWVVFTGIGVATAIALFLYDRLWLKSRK; encoded by the coding sequence ATGAGCAGTAGATATCCCCGAACGTTCTGGTCAGCCAATTTCATGGAGTTATTCGAACGATGGGCATGGTATGGCATGTTCATGGTGCTGGCCTTATATCTGACAGGTTCACGTGATACTGGCGCCCTGGGCTTCTCACAATCTCAAAAGGGTTTGCTGATAGGAACCGTCGTCATGACCCTCTATTTTTTACCCATAATCACCGGTGCGATAGCCGATAAATTCGGGTATAAGCGTGTGCTGATCATCGCGTATCTGATCCTGATTTCAGGTTATTACCTCTTGGGGCAATTCACCTCCTATACCGGCATGTTTTTCATCTTCTTCTATGTGGGCATTGGCGCCGCTCTGTTTAAACCAATCATCTCTGCCACCATTGCAAAAACTACCAATAATGAAACCTCCTCTATCGGTTTTGGCATTTTTTATATGATGGTCAACATTGGCGCTTTCATAGGCCCTGTTTTCGCCTCCAAGCTCAGGGCATTTAATTGGGAGTATGTATTCATCATGTCGGCGCTCATCATCTGTGTAAACATGTTCATTGTCATTTTTTTGTATAAGGAACCACCCAGACAGAAAAATGTAGATTCTCTGGGAAAATCCATTTCCCAGGTCTTTAAAAATATATTCACAGCTCTCACCGATTTCAAGTTCCTGGTTTTTCTTCTCATCGTCATTGGTTTCTGGGCTATGTATAATCAGTTATTTTATACACTTCCGGTATTTATTGACCAGTGGGTAGATACGACAGGCATTTATCATGCGCTGGCCTCGATTTCACCCAGGCTGGCATCTGCCATTGGAACAGCCCAGGGAACCATTGCCCCTGAAATGCTTTCAAACGTTGATGCCTTTTATATTGTGTGTTTTCAGGTCCTCGTCTCATCCATTGTCATGCGTTTTAAACCATTAAATGCCATGATGTCGGGTTTCCTGGTCAGCTCTATTGGCATCGCCCTGTGGTTTATCACTCAGAATGGTTTCTATCTGTTCTTATCTCTATTGATTTTCGGACTGGGAGAAATGTCGAGTTCTCCAAAAATCACTGAATATATCGGACGAATAGCCCCCAAGGATAAGATAGCCTTGTATATGGGTTGTTCTTTCCTTCCTATGGCCGGTGGGAACTTCCTTGCAGGTATTCTGTCAGGGGGCGTTTATACCAGGATGGCTGACAAAATCACCATCCTGCAGGCAGAAGTGGCATCAAGAGGTCTTGACATACCTGCCATATCCGATAGCTTTACTCAAAACGATTATATCAACAGGGCGTGTGAACTCATGGGAATGAATCAGCATGAACTCACCTATATGCTCTGGAATACCTATCATCCATCCAATATCTGGGTGGTCTTCACCGGTATTGGCGTAGCGACGGCAATAGCCCTGTTTCTTTACGACAGGTTATGGCTTAAGAGCAGAAAGTAG
- a CDS encoding helix-hairpin-helix domain-containing protein produces MKQLLKDYLTFTKREQRGIFILSCLVFLVILGNTFTPLFIRREKFDFSTFETEIAAFYQAVEATESRPDTLNSNKKFNVYPKSQAGLPAVQSLKQNEIIVEINSADSATFDKLRGIGPKFAQRIIKYRDLLGGYYCREQLLEVYGMDSARLMPIWQNIYADTGLIRKLDINKASFSELLRHPYLEMDVVKAITRHREKSGDFHSIGELLDLKLVNDSIYRRTRPYLMVRDTL; encoded by the coding sequence ATGAAACAACTGCTAAAGGATTATCTCACTTTTACAAAGAGGGAACAACGCGGCATCTTTATCCTGTCGTGCCTGGTATTTCTGGTTATTTTGGGCAATACATTCACACCATTATTCATTCGGAGAGAGAAGTTTGATTTTTCGACCTTTGAAACTGAAATTGCAGCCTTTTATCAGGCTGTTGAAGCTACTGAGAGCCGGCCTGATACCTTGAATTCGAATAAAAAATTTAATGTTTATCCCAAAAGTCAAGCCGGCCTTCCGGCAGTTCAATCTCTAAAGCAGAATGAAATCATTGTTGAAATCAATTCTGCTGACTCGGCAACATTTGACAAACTGAGGGGCATAGGACCCAAATTCGCCCAGCGGATCATAAAATACCGTGACCTTCTCGGAGGATATTACTGCAGGGAGCAGTTGCTGGAAGTGTATGGCATGGACAGTGCCAGGCTCATGCCTATATGGCAGAATATTTACGCCGACACGGGTCTGATCCGTAAACTGGATATCAATAAAGCATCGTTCAGCGAGCTTTTAAGGCACCCCTATCTGGAAATGGATGTAGTCAAAGCCATTACCAGACACAGAGAGAAATCCGGCGATTTTCATTCCATAGGGGAACTGCTTGATCTGAAATTGGTCAATGACAGTATATATAGGCGAACAAGACCTTACCTCATGGTCAGGGATACGTTGTGA
- a CDS encoding amino acid permease, with product MSDTGKFKKSLNLFDSTAITMGSMIGSGIFIVSADIARNVGSPGWMLVVWAITGVMTILAALAYGELACMLPHAGGIYVYLREAYSPLYGFLYGWTLFLVIQCGTIAAVGMAFAKFSGVIIPWISEQNVLFSLGAFKFNTTQAVSIFLILFLTWNNTRGIDQGKRIQNIFTYSKIFILLVFIAIGIYAASRSHLRILSSPDFWNASRVDGGTHIPISGLALLVAIGTSMVGSLFAADAWYNITYTSDEVINPRKTIPRSLFLGTLAVCVVYFLVNVVYIIVLPMNGSPDGATVMERGIQFASEDRVATAAIYGIFGQTAEIVMALVVVISTFGCNNGIVLAGARVFYAMAQDGLFFKKTGTLNKKGVPAFSLGIQALWSILLCLTGTYSQLLDYVMFAAILFYILTISAVFVLRKKRPELDRPYKAFGFPVFPVLYIIACLIILIVILRYKPLFTWPGLLIVLAGIPVYFIWKKYSSGKKNST from the coding sequence ATGAGCGACACCGGAAAGTTCAAAAAGTCACTGAACCTCTTTGATTCTACTGCTATCACGATGGGCTCAATGATTGGTTCAGGCATATTCATTGTCAGTGCTGATATAGCCCGGAATGTCGGTTCCCCGGGCTGGATGCTGGTCGTATGGGCCATCACCGGGGTGATGACCATACTGGCTGCCCTGGCTTATGGTGAGCTGGCCTGTATGCTTCCTCATGCCGGTGGTATCTATGTTTATCTTCGTGAAGCCTATTCGCCGCTTTATGGCTTTTTATATGGCTGGACACTTTTCCTGGTCATCCAGTGCGGTACCATTGCTGCAGTGGGTATGGCCTTTGCCAAATTCTCCGGAGTCATCATACCCTGGATATCCGAACAGAATGTGCTTTTCAGTTTGGGTGCTTTTAAATTCAATACTACACAAGCTGTTTCGATTTTCCTGATACTTTTTCTGACCTGGAATAACACCAGGGGCATCGACCAGGGTAAACGTATTCAGAATATTTTCACTTATTCCAAGATTTTTATTCTGCTGGTCTTTATCGCCATAGGCATCTATGCTGCCAGCCGCAGCCATCTCCGTATCTTAAGTTCACCGGATTTCTGGAATGCCTCACGTGTCGATGGCGGCACCCATATTCCCATTTCCGGTCTGGCACTTCTCGTGGCTATTGGCACATCGATGGTGGGCTCACTTTTTGCTGCCGATGCCTGGTATAATATCACCTATACATCCGATGAGGTGATCAATCCCAGAAAAACCATACCCCGAAGCCTATTTCTTGGCACACTGGCCGTTTGCGTGGTTTATTTTCTCGTCAATGTGGTATATATCATTGTTTTACCGATGAATGGCTCCCCCGATGGCGCTACAGTCATGGAAAGGGGTATTCAGTTCGCCAGTGAGGACAGGGTGGCCACAGCAGCAATATATGGTATTTTTGGCCAGACGGCTGAAATCGTCATGGCTCTTGTGGTAGTCATTTCCACTTTCGGATGCAATAACGGCATAGTGCTTGCCGGCGCCCGCGTTTTTTATGCCATGGCTCAGGATGGATTATTCTTTAAGAAAACAGGCACACTCAATAAAAAGGGAGTGCCGGCCTTTTCATTGGGCATCCAGGCTTTATGGAGCATTCTGTTATGCCTCACAGGCACCTACAGCCAGTTGCTGGATTACGTGATGTTTGCTGCCATCTTGTTTTATATCCTCACCATTTCTGCGGTTTTTGTCCTGCGAAAAAAACGGCCGGAGCTTGACAGGCCTTACAAGGCATTTGGATTCCCCGTATTTCCTGTACTCTATATTATCGCCTGCCTGATTATCCTTATCGTCATTTTACGCTATAAGCCCCTCTTTACCTGGCCTGGATTGCTTATCGTGCTGGCAGGTATTCCTGTTTATTTCATCTGGAAAAAATATTCGTCCGGTAAAAAGAATTCTACTTAA
- a CDS encoding NAD(P)/FAD-dependent oxidoreductase: MSDSISKILETGLKRIVIAGCGFAGLKVAMKLSRHDFQIIVLDKNNYHQFQPLLYQVATSGLEPSSISFPLRKIFHKWSHIHFRIADVKTIDPGKNVLYTSIGSLKYDYLVLASGTGTNFYGMKDIEKNAIAMKSTSEALYIRNVILQNYECAMCMDDPEEVKARMNIVIVGGGPTGVELAGALAEMKKFVLPKDYPELDFSFMHIYLMESSQRLLNVMREKSSAIALRYLKKLGVDVVLNAMVGSYDGYEVTLKNGNTYRSRTLLWAAGVKANPVQGLAADCYGPSGRMIVDEFNKVPGYSNIFVIGDLALMRTAEYPNGHPQVAQVAIQQARLLVSNLVNASKGKEFHRFRYKDKGTLATVGRNLAVADFPHFSLYGFPAWFTWTFIHLMSIVGIKNRLFIFIDWLWNYITYDQSLRLIIKQGKSE, from the coding sequence ATGTCTGATTCAATTAGCAAAATCCTTGAAACCGGACTTAAGCGAATTGTCATTGCCGGATGTGGTTTTGCAGGATTAAAAGTTGCTATGAAATTGTCGCGGCATGATTTTCAAATCATTGTCCTGGATAAAAACAACTATCACCAGTTTCAGCCGCTGTTATATCAGGTGGCTACGTCGGGACTGGAGCCCAGTTCAATATCCTTTCCGCTGAGGAAGATCTTTCATAAATGGAGCCATATCCATTTCAGGATTGCAGATGTGAAAACAATTGATCCCGGAAAAAATGTCCTTTACACTTCAATTGGCAGCCTGAAATACGACTACCTGGTACTGGCCTCCGGCACCGGCACTAATTTTTATGGCATGAAAGATATTGAAAAGAATGCCATAGCCATGAAATCGACTTCTGAGGCGCTTTATATCCGTAACGTCATTCTTCAGAATTACGAATGTGCGATGTGCATGGATGATCCCGAAGAGGTGAAAGCTAGGATGAATATAGTCATTGTTGGTGGAGGCCCCACCGGTGTCGAACTCGCCGGTGCGCTGGCGGAAATGAAAAAATTTGTCCTGCCGAAAGATTATCCTGAGCTGGATTTCAGCTTCATGCATATTTATCTGATGGAAAGCAGCCAGCGGCTGCTGAATGTCATGCGTGAGAAATCATCAGCAATCGCTTTACGTTACCTGAAGAAGTTAGGTGTCGATGTGGTTTTAAATGCTATGGTCGGCAGCTATGATGGTTATGAAGTGACATTAAAGAATGGGAATACGTATCGTTCCCGCACATTGCTGTGGGCTGCAGGGGTGAAGGCAAATCCGGTTCAGGGATTGGCTGCAGATTGTTACGGACCTTCAGGGCGTATGATTGTGGATGAATTCAATAAAGTACCGGGTTATAGTAATATTTTTGTCATAGGCGATCTGGCCCTGATGCGAACTGCGGAGTATCCCAATGGCCATCCCCAGGTGGCTCAGGTTGCCATACAGCAGGCCAGGCTGTTGGTATCAAACCTGGTGAATGCCTCAAAAGGAAAGGAATTCCACCGGTTCAGATATAAAGATAAAGGTACGCTGGCCACTGTGGGACGTAACCTGGCTGTTGCTGATTTTCCCCATTTCAGCCTGTATGGATTTCCTGCATGGTTCACTTGGACATTTATCCATCTGATGTCGATAGTAGGTATCAAAAACCGTTTGTTTATTTTTATCGACTGGCTATGGAATTATATCACCTATGACCAATCGCTGCGATTGATAATAAAACAGGGCAAAAGCGAATGA
- a CDS encoding amino acid permease: MNNRLFITKPINELLKSSESGEHGFKRVLTPLNLTTLGIGAIIGAGIFVITGQAAAMYAGPAIVISFIISGAACAFAGLCYAEFASMIPIAGSAYTYAYATLGEFLAWIIGWDLIIEYLFACSAVSVGWSGYMVSFLADFNVHMPAFLTAPAGSILINVPDIGWRPETSSLIKELAGKGINPDSLQHITAICNLPAMFIIALLTMSLVIGIRESAILNNIMVIVKVGVIILFIITGFYFVKYFNWHPFIPKNTGGFGNFGWSGIFRASGVIFFAYIGFDAVSTAAQEAKNPQRDMPVGIMGSLGISTVLYILVALVLTGIVSYTQLNVADPMAVGVNAMGQKMFWLRPIIKIAALAGLSSVILVHLLGQPRIFYFMAKDGLLPPVFSKMHPRFKTPFVSTILTGCVAMIIGGILPLDVLSELVSIGTLLAFVIVCVSIIVLRKTRPDVKRPFRTPWVPLVPILGAVVCLANMVSLPLSTWWRLLIWMGIGFVIYFTYGIRKSKLRKTN; encoded by the coding sequence ATGAACAATCGACTTTTCATTACTAAACCGATTAATGAATTACTGAAGAGCTCAGAAAGCGGGGAACATGGATTTAAGCGCGTGTTGACACCCCTTAATTTAACTACATTAGGAATCGGTGCCATCATTGGTGCCGGTATTTTTGTGATCACCGGGCAGGCTGCAGCCATGTATGCCGGACCTGCTATTGTTATTTCCTTTATCATTTCGGGTGCCGCCTGTGCTTTTGCCGGTTTATGCTATGCGGAGTTTGCTTCCATGATACCTATCGCCGGCAGTGCTTATACGTATGCCTATGCGACTCTGGGTGAGTTTCTTGCCTGGATCATCGGCTGGGATCTTATCATTGAATATCTTTTTGCATGCTCTGCTGTTTCGGTTGGATGGTCGGGTTATATGGTGAGTTTTCTGGCTGATTTCAATGTTCATATGCCTGCTTTCCTTACAGCCCCTGCCGGATCTATACTGATAAATGTTCCTGATATAGGGTGGAGACCCGAAACCTCATCACTCATAAAGGAGCTGGCCGGCAAAGGGATAAACCCTGACTCACTTCAGCATATCACGGCCATCTGTAACCTGCCTGCCATGTTCATTATCGCCCTTCTCACAATGTCACTGGTCATTGGCATCAGGGAATCGGCAATTTTAAACAATATCATGGTTATCGTCAAAGTGGGTGTGATCATCCTGTTTATCATCACAGGATTTTACTTTGTAAAATATTTTAACTGGCATCCTTTCATACCGAAAAATACAGGTGGATTTGGTAATTTTGGCTGGTCGGGTATATTCCGTGCATCCGGAGTAATATTCTTTGCCTATATAGGTTTCGATGCGGTTTCAACAGCAGCCCAGGAAGCCAAAAATCCCCAGCGCGACATGCCTGTCGGAATAATGGGATCGTTAGGTATTTCTACAGTCTTATATATCCTGGTAGCTCTTGTTCTCACGGGGATTGTCAGCTATACCCAATTGAATGTCGCCGATCCGATGGCTGTTGGCGTCAACGCCATGGGGCAGAAAATGTTCTGGCTTCGACCGATAATCAAGATTGCCGCTCTTGCAGGCTTGAGTTCTGTCATACTGGTCCACTTGCTGGGCCAGCCCAGGATATTTTATTTCATGGCTAAAGATGGCCTTTTACCGCCTGTCTTTTCAAAAATGCATCCGCGTTTTAAAACTCCATTTGTCAGCACTATCCTTACGGGATGTGTGGCCATGATTATTGGCGGTATTTTACCTCTTGACGTTTTAAGCGAACTGGTTTCTATAGGCACCCTGCTTGCCTTTGTTATTGTATGTGTCAGCATCATTGTTCTGCGTAAGACACGACCGGATGTAAAAAGGCCATTCCGCACGCCGTGGGTTCCCCTGGTGCCCATTCTTGGTGCAGTTGTTTGTCTGGCAAATATGGTGTCTCTGCCCCTGAGCACCTGGTGGCGGCTTCTGATATGGATGGGAATTGGATTTGTTATTTATTTCACTTACGGAATACGCAAAAGCAAACTCAGAAAGACAAACTGA
- a CDS encoding DUF2851 family protein encodes MTEHFLHYLWKFRLIENPLLTTQGERVTIVKPGEHNSDAGPDFSNARIRIGTTLWAGNVEVHLKSSDWIRHKHHVDEAYQNIILHAVLEHDREIFRTNGEPIPTVILQGKFDPLLYERYRDLSENLNWIPCEKLIGAVDPLVIESTLPRMMVERLERRSAYFESVYQSCGNDWEETFYRLLARNFGFRLNAEPFELLAKSLPMKIVAKQRDDLFQTEALFFGQAGMLKKRYRDDYPKRLTKEYRFLRKKYTLTPIDGHLWKFLRLRPSNFPTIRISQFAGILCKSKRLVSEILGAETMATLKPIFESAGSDYWMTHYIFDRPSVQKAKNLGDKTIDLLLINTIIPFIYFHGEKRDNPRLMESSLDFFTSLTREMNITVKKWMETGMKAENAFTTQALMELKENYCDQKKCLECRIGHVVLNSSSNT; translated from the coding sequence ATGACAGAACATTTCCTTCATTATTTGTGGAAGTTTCGTTTAATTGAAAATCCATTGCTGACCACGCAGGGTGAAAGAGTGACCATTGTTAAGCCAGGGGAGCACAACAGCGATGCCGGTCCCGATTTTTCAAATGCCCGTATCCGCATAGGCACGACTTTATGGGCCGGCAATGTGGAGGTACATCTGAAATCTTCCGATTGGATCAGGCACAAACATCATGTTGACGAGGCTTACCAGAACATCATACTGCATGCTGTGCTGGAACACGACAGAGAAATCTTCAGAACCAATGGTGAGCCCATTCCTACTGTGATTTTACAAGGAAAATTTGACCCGTTATTATACGAGAGATACAGAGATCTAAGTGAAAACCTGAACTGGATACCCTGCGAAAAACTTATCGGCGCTGTCGATCCCTTGGTAATTGAAAGCACTCTCCCCAGGATGATGGTGGAACGCCTGGAACGTAGATCGGCATATTTCGAATCGGTGTATCAGAGTTGCGGTAATGATTGGGAGGAGACATTTTATCGCCTGCTAGCCAGGAATTTTGGTTTCCGCCTGAATGCCGAACCTTTTGAACTGCTGGCAAAATCATTGCCCATGAAGATAGTGGCTAAGCAACGCGACGATCTGTTTCAGACCGAAGCCCTGTTTTTCGGACAGGCTGGCATGCTGAAAAAGAGATATCGTGATGATTATCCCAAACGTCTCACAAAAGAATACAGGTTTCTGAGGAAGAAATACACGCTTACCCCAATTGACGGTCATCTCTGGAAATTCCTGCGCCTGAGGCCATCGAATTTTCCAACTATCCGAATATCACAGTTTGCAGGCATCCTATGTAAGTCAAAGAGACTTGTTTCGGAGATACTGGGCGCTGAGACCATGGCAACCTTAAAACCGATTTTTGAATCGGCAGGTTCGGATTATTGGATGACACATTACATTTTTGACCGTCCTTCGGTTCAAAAGGCCAAGAATCTGGGAGATAAAACTATTGATCTATTGCTGATTAACACAATCATACCGTTTATTTATTTTCATGGGGAAAAAAGAGATAATCCCCGGCTTATGGAAAGTTCTTTGGACTTCTTTACAAGCCTGACACGGGAAATGAACATCACAGTGAAAAAGTGGATGGAAACCGGAATGAAAGCTGAAAATGCCTTTACAACCCAGGCGTTGATGGAATTGAAAGAGAATTACTGCGATCAGAAAAAGTGCCTGGAGTGCAGAATAGGCCATGTTGTGTTGAATTCTTCTTCCAACACATAA
- a CDS encoding cell division protein ZapA, with amino-acid sequence MEELATTVTIADRPYHLRVAPENVEIIRKAAKLINALINDYSLKYDYQDKQDLLAMVALSYTTNALNSEAQLSSIDKKIIDKLTTIDKVLEDRI; translated from the coding sequence ATGGAAGAACTGGCTACCACGGTGACGATTGCTGACAGGCCTTATCATTTGCGGGTTGCTCCGGAAAATGTAGAGATCATCAGAAAAGCAGCCAAATTAATCAATGCCCTGATAAACGACTATTCTTTGAAATACGATTACCAGGACAAACAGGATCTGCTGGCCATGGTGGCGCTTAGTTATACAACGAATGCGCTGAACAGTGAAGCGCAACTATCATCGATCGATAAAAAGATTATCGATAAACTTACAACTATTGATAAGGTTCTTGAGGATAGGATTTAA